One stretch of Zootoca vivipara chromosome 8, rZooViv1.1, whole genome shotgun sequence DNA includes these proteins:
- the LOC118090313 gene encoding lymphocyte antigen 6E-like: MKTCFLVLLCVLLFCTNEVHPLVCFTCEQSSSNWSCLKPTKCSENDKHCLTTVASFKIGFLTMQKRITKRCSPSCPNLNMDMGIGSFGTSCCQSSFCNLFGHVAAKNGTR; this comes from the exons ATGAAGACCTGCTTCCTTGTCCTTCTCTGCGTGTTGCTCTTCTGCACAAACGAAG TTCACCCGCTGGTGTGCTTCACGTGCGAACAATCGTCCAGCAACTGGTCTTGCCTGAAGCCCACCAAGTGCTCAGAGAACGACAAGCACTGCTTGACCACGGTTGCCTCCTTCAAGATTG GCTTCTTGACCATGCAAAAGAGAATCACCAAGAGGTGTTCACCAAGCTGTCCGAATCTGAACATGGATATGGGAATTGGTTCCTTCGGGACGTCCTGTTGCCAAAGTTCCTTCTGCAACCTTTTCGGACACGTGGCAGCTAAAAACGGGACCCGGTGA
- the LOC118090509 gene encoding ly-6/neurotoxin-like protein 1, whose amino-acid sequence LRAKFCINSPGLPSPALSLKCYSCAEHSNSSHCVIPMACSELDKYCKTTVGPLEMGSSSMAHVSKTCAPECTETNQHGVSTSCCQRDFCNRNGAARTRLGHVELAIVVPLASAILWVGP is encoded by the exons CTGCGAGCGAAGTTTTGCATTAATTCTCCTGGTCTTCCTTCTCCAGCTCTCTCGCTGAAATGCTACTCATGCGCTGAACATTCCAACAGCTCCCACTGCGTGATCCCCATGGCGTGCTCAGAGCTTGACAAGTACTGCAAGACCACGGTTGGGCCATTGGAGATGG GCTCCTCAAGCATGGCACATGTCTCCAAGACGTGCGCGCCGGAATGCACCGAAACCAACCAGCATGGAGTTTCCACCTCCTGTTGCCAGAGAGACTTTTGCAACCGGAATGGAGCAGCCAGAACGAGGCTCGGCCACGTGGAGCTGGCCATCGTGGTTCCTCTTGCCAGCGCAATTCTCTGGGTTGGACCCTGA